One stretch of Xanthomonas sp. DAR 35659 DNA includes these proteins:
- a CDS encoding DUF4345 domain-containing protein, whose translation MAKAYLWFNAALYAALALWCTLLPAQTAAAVGYVGLDRSGQSEYLVIYGGLQLGMAFLFGYFARTGQLRTGLLLALAFYVPIVLYRSASLLRLWPVGPTTTGLAAFEIVLLLAALALWRGQRR comes from the coding sequence ATGGCCAAGGCCTATCTGTGGTTCAACGCCGCGCTGTACGCGGCCCTGGCGCTGTGGTGCACGCTGCTGCCGGCGCAGACCGCCGCGGCGGTCGGCTACGTCGGCCTGGACCGCTCCGGGCAATCGGAGTACCTGGTCATCTACGGCGGGCTGCAACTGGGCATGGCCTTCCTGTTCGGCTACTTCGCCCGCACCGGACAACTGCGCACCGGCTTGCTGCTGGCCTTGGCGTTCTACGTGCCGATCGTGCTCTACCGCAGCGCCAGCCTGCTGCGGCTGTGGCCGGTCGGGCCGACCACGACCGGCCTGGCCGCCTTCGAAATCGTGCTGCTGCTCGCCGCGCTGGCGCTGTGGCGCGGCCAGCGCCGTTGA
- the rnfB gene encoding Rnf electron transport complex subunit RnfB — MMPSHADLLERLDRLLPQTQCGQCGFDGCRPYAEAMARGAAQVDRCPPGGDAGARALARVLHTAPLPYDRGRGTQTPPQVAVVVEADCIGCTKCIQACPVDAIVGGAKHMHTVLAPLCTGCALCVPPCPVDCIELRPA; from the coding sequence ATGATGCCCAGCCACGCCGACCTGCTCGAACGCCTCGATCGCCTGCTGCCGCAGACCCAATGCGGCCAGTGCGGTTTCGACGGTTGCCGCCCCTACGCCGAGGCGATGGCGCGCGGCGCGGCGCAGGTCGACCGCTGTCCGCCCGGCGGCGACGCCGGCGCGCGCGCGCTGGCACGTGTGCTGCACACCGCGCCGCTGCCCTACGACCGCGGCCGCGGCACGCAGACGCCGCCACAGGTGGCGGTGGTGGTCGAGGCCGACTGCATCGGCTGCACCAAGTGCATCCAGGCCTGCCCGGTGGACGCCATCGTCGGCGGCGCCAAGCACATGCACACGGTGCTGGCACCGCTGTGCACCGGCTGCGCGCTCTGCGTGCCGCCCTGCCCGGTGGATTGCATCGAGCTGCGCCCGGCCTAA
- a CDS encoding DUF885 domain-containing protein, with protein sequence MPPSFPRLLSLAIAAVLSLSLAAPADAAKKKTAKKQQTVQTRKAKKARPAPAPVVLSKAQQLNRLYDDYWEASLKLNPLQATFQGDSRYNDQLPNFLSPAFRQQSHDFTVQWLGKAEAIGKDGLSGQDLLSYEIFVGDARNALEAEKYPSWMQPVNQFYNVGSIMVMLGSGTGAQPFRTVKDYDNWSRRALGIPALFDQAIANMREGMKAGVVQPRALMEKVLPQLDAIIKPTAEESLFWGPVRNLPADMPEAEKQRITAEYKRLIEYRIMPAYRALRGFIATEYMPATRSTAGVGALPGGEAWYAYNVRQSTTTDLTPAQIHQIGLDEVARIQGQIQAVMKQVKFRGSMPKFFKFMQTDKRFTFKSEDELLTYYRGLETRVDTAVPRLFTLKPKAAFEIRPVEPYRAQSAAGGSYMRPSEDGSRPGIFYVNTYDLPSRKTWDAEDLYLHEAIPGHHFQLGLQQELTNLPKFRRFGGETAYIEGWGLYTESLGKELGLYQDPYNYFGYLQNELWRAIRLVVDTGVHSKGWTREQVIDYMLQNSATSRTDAEAEAERYMAIPGQALSYKIGEMKILQLRDYARAQLGDKFDIREFHAEVLKDGSVPLNVLQEKIERWVASKKG encoded by the coding sequence ATGCCGCCCAGCTTTCCCCGCCTGCTGTCGCTTGCCATCGCCGCCGTCCTGAGCCTGTCGCTGGCCGCGCCGGCGGATGCGGCCAAGAAGAAGACCGCCAAGAAGCAGCAGACCGTCCAGACCCGCAAGGCGAAGAAGGCGCGGCCGGCGCCGGCGCCGGTGGTGCTGAGCAAGGCGCAGCAGCTCAACCGCCTGTACGACGACTACTGGGAAGCCTCGCTCAAGCTCAATCCGCTGCAGGCGACCTTCCAGGGCGACAGCCGCTACAACGACCAGTTGCCGAACTTCCTCTCGCCGGCGTTCCGCCAGCAGTCGCACGACTTCACCGTGCAATGGCTGGGCAAGGCCGAGGCGATCGGCAAGGACGGGCTGAGCGGCCAGGACCTGCTCAGCTACGAGATCTTCGTCGGCGACGCGCGCAATGCGCTGGAGGCGGAGAAGTACCCGAGCTGGATGCAGCCGGTGAACCAGTTCTACAACGTCGGCAGCATCATGGTCATGCTCGGCTCGGGCACCGGCGCGCAGCCGTTCCGCACGGTCAAGGACTACGACAACTGGTCGCGTCGCGCGCTCGGCATTCCGGCGCTGTTCGACCAGGCCATCGCCAACATGCGCGAGGGCATGAAGGCCGGCGTGGTGCAGCCGCGCGCGCTGATGGAGAAGGTGCTGCCGCAGCTGGACGCGATCATCAAGCCGACCGCCGAGGAGAGCCTATTCTGGGGCCCGGTGCGCAACCTGCCGGCGGACATGCCCGAGGCCGAGAAGCAGCGCATCACCGCCGAATACAAGCGCCTGATCGAGTACCGGATCATGCCCGCCTACCGCGCGCTGCGCGGCTTCATCGCCACCGAGTACATGCCGGCCACGCGCAGCACCGCCGGCGTCGGCGCGCTGCCAGGCGGCGAGGCCTGGTACGCCTACAACGTGCGCCAGAGCACCACCACCGACCTCACGCCCGCGCAGATCCACCAGATCGGCCTGGACGAGGTGGCGCGCATCCAGGGCCAGATCCAGGCGGTGATGAAGCAGGTGAAGTTCCGCGGCTCGATGCCGAAGTTCTTCAAGTTCATGCAGACCGACAAGCGCTTCACCTTCAAGAGCGAGGACGAGCTGCTGACCTACTACCGCGGCCTGGAGACGCGGGTGGACACGGCGGTGCCGCGCCTGTTCACGCTCAAGCCCAAGGCCGCCTTCGAGATCCGCCCGGTGGAACCGTACCGCGCGCAGTCGGCGGCCGGTGGCTCGTACATGCGTCCCAGCGAGGACGGCTCGCGGCCAGGCATTTTCTACGTCAACACCTACGACCTGCCCAGCCGCAAGACCTGGGACGCCGAGGATCTGTACCTGCACGAAGCCATCCCCGGCCACCACTTCCAGCTCGGCCTGCAGCAGGAGCTGACCAACCTGCCCAAGTTCCGCCGCTTCGGCGGCGAGACCGCGTACATCGAGGGCTGGGGCCTGTACACCGAATCGCTGGGCAAGGAACTGGGCCTGTACCAGGACCCGTACAACTACTTCGGCTACCTGCAGAACGAGTTGTGGCGCGCGATCCGCCTGGTGGTGGACACCGGCGTGCACAGCAAGGGCTGGACCCGCGAGCAGGTGATCGACTACATGCTGCAGAACTCGGCCACCAGCCGCACCGACGCCGAAGCCGAGGCCGAGCGCTACATGGCCATTCCCGGCCAGGCGCTGTCCTACAAGATCGGCGAGATGAAGATCCTGCAACTGCGCGACTACGCCCGCGCGCAACTCGGCGACAAGTTCGACATCCGCGAGTTCCATGCCGAAGTGCTCAAGGACGGCTCGGTGCCGCTGAACGTGCTGCAGGAGAAGATCGAGCGCTGGGTGGCGAGCAAGAAGGGGTAA
- the metG gene encoding methionine--tRNA ligase encodes MTRTALVTTALPYANGPLHLGHLVGYIQADIWVRARRLRGDRTWFVCADDTHGTPIMLAAEKAGVTPENFIATIQASHERDFAAFGVAFDHYDSTNSAANRALTEAFYARLDAGGHIARRSVAQFYDPAKGMFLPDRYIKGICPNCGSADQYGDNCEVCGATYAPTELKDPKSVISGATPELRDSEHFFFEVGRFDGFLRQWLAGDVALPGVKAKLMEWLDSEGGLRAWDISRDAPYFGFEIPGQPGKYFYVWLDAPIGYLSSFQTLCASLGEAFEPHLAAGTATELHHFIGKDIVNFHGLFWPAVLHGTGHRAPTRLHVNGYLMVDGAKMSKSRGTFVMARTYLDVGLEPEALRYYFAAKSSGGVDDLDLNLGDFVARVNADLVGKFVNLASRCAGFIDKRFGGTLADALPDPAQYARFVAALAPIREAYERNDPASAIRQTMTLADEANKYIDEHKPWVIAKQDSADAQLQAVCTQGLNLFRVLAGALKPVLPRTSAEAEAFLSAPLTAWDDLATPLLAHVIQPYAPLFTRIDPKLIDAMTDASKDTLAPAPAATKPAPAKAEAKPAANPESPLSNPGVIGIDDFAKLDLRIGKVLACEFVEGSDKLLRFELDAGELGKRQIFSGIRGSYGEPDKLVGRSVVFIANLAPRKMRFGISEGMILSAGFDGGALALLDADGGAQPGMPVR; translated from the coding sequence ATGACCCGCACCGCTCTCGTCACCACCGCCCTGCCCTATGCCAATGGACCGCTGCATCTGGGGCATCTGGTCGGCTACATCCAGGCCGACATCTGGGTGCGCGCGCGGCGGCTGCGCGGCGACCGCACCTGGTTCGTGTGCGCCGACGATACGCACGGCACGCCGATCATGCTCGCCGCGGAGAAGGCCGGGGTCACCCCGGAGAACTTCATCGCCACCATCCAGGCCAGCCACGAGCGCGACTTCGCCGCGTTCGGCGTGGCCTTCGATCACTACGATTCGACCAACTCGGCCGCCAACCGCGCCTTGACCGAAGCGTTCTACGCCAGGCTCGACGCCGGCGGCCACATCGCGCGGCGCTCGGTGGCGCAGTTCTACGACCCGGCCAAGGGCATGTTCCTGCCCGACCGCTACATCAAGGGCATCTGCCCGAACTGCGGCAGCGCCGACCAGTACGGCGACAACTGCGAGGTCTGCGGCGCCACCTATGCGCCGACCGAACTGAAGGACCCCAAGTCGGTAATCTCCGGCGCCACGCCGGAACTGCGCGACTCGGAGCACTTCTTCTTCGAGGTCGGCCGCTTCGACGGCTTCCTGCGGCAGTGGCTGGCCGGCGATGTCGCCCTGCCCGGGGTCAAGGCCAAGTTGATGGAGTGGCTGGACAGCGAGGGCGGCCTGCGCGCCTGGGACATCTCCCGCGATGCGCCCTACTTCGGCTTCGAGATCCCCGGCCAGCCGGGCAAGTACTTCTACGTGTGGCTGGATGCGCCGATCGGCTACCTGAGCAGCTTCCAGACCCTGTGCGCGAGCCTGGGCGAAGCGTTCGAACCGCATCTGGCCGCCGGCACCGCCACCGAGCTGCACCACTTCATCGGCAAGGACATCGTCAACTTCCATGGCCTGTTCTGGCCGGCGGTGCTGCACGGCACCGGCCACCGCGCGCCGACCCGGCTGCACGTCAACGGCTACCTGATGGTGGACGGCGCCAAGATGTCCAAGTCGCGCGGCACCTTCGTGATGGCGCGCACCTACCTGGACGTGGGCCTGGAGCCGGAAGCGCTGCGCTACTACTTCGCGGCCAAGTCCTCCGGCGGCGTGGACGATCTGGATCTGAACCTGGGCGACTTCGTGGCCCGGGTCAACGCGGACCTGGTCGGCAAGTTCGTCAACCTGGCCAGCCGCTGCGCCGGCTTCATCGACAAGCGCTTCGGCGGCACGCTCGCCGACGCGCTGCCGGACCCGGCGCAGTACGCGCGCTTCGTCGCCGCGCTGGCGCCGATCCGCGAGGCCTACGAGCGCAACGACCCGGCCAGCGCGATCCGCCAGACCATGACCCTGGCCGACGAGGCCAACAAGTACATCGACGAACACAAGCCGTGGGTGATCGCCAAGCAGGACAGCGCCGACGCGCAATTGCAGGCGGTGTGCACGCAGGGCCTGAACCTGTTCCGGGTGCTGGCTGGCGCGCTGAAACCGGTACTGCCGCGCACCAGCGCCGAGGCCGAAGCGTTCCTGTCGGCACCGCTGACGGCCTGGGACGACCTGGCAACGCCGTTGCTGGCGCACGTCATCCAGCCCTACGCCCCCTTGTTCACCCGTATCGACCCCAAACTGATCGACGCCATGACCGACGCCTCCAAGGACACCCTCGCCCCCGCCCCCGCCGCAACCAAGCCGGCCCCGGCCAAGGCCGAGGCCAAGCCCGCCGCGAATCCAGAATCTCCACTCTCGAATCCCGGCGTCATCGGCATCGACGATTTCGCCAAGCTCGACCTGCGCATCGGCAAGGTGCTGGCCTGCGAATTCGTGGAAGGTTCCGACAAGCTGCTGCGCTTCGAACTGGATGCCGGCGAGCTGGGCAAGCGGCAGATCTTCTCCGGCATCCGCGGCAGCTACGGCGAACCGGACAAGCTGGTCGGCCGCAGCGTGGTGTTCATCGCCAACCTGGCCCCGCGCAAGATGCGCTTCGGGATCAGCGAAGGCATGATCCTGTCGGCCGGCTTCGACGGCGGTGCGCTGGCGCTGCTCGACGCCGACGGCGGCGCGCAGCCGGGGATGCCGGTGCGGTAA
- a CDS encoding HAD family hydrolase, which yields MHLALFDFDHTVTTTDTYSRFLRRVATPRQLAQAKWSVGPWLAGYRLGVVSAQAIRKRVTRLVFAGRRTEEIADHAQAYAYETLPTLLRPEVMQRIAWHQAQGHRVVLVSASLDLYLQPWCARHGMELICNRLEAHDGVLTGRYADGDCGPRKEALIRARYDLTAYPRVFAYGDSREDRPMLALAHERWYGGRRIA from the coding sequence ATGCACTTAGCTCTGTTCGATTTCGACCACACGGTCACCACCACCGACACCTATTCGCGGTTCCTGCGCCGCGTCGCCACGCCGCGACAACTGGCGCAGGCGAAGTGGTCGGTGGGGCCGTGGCTGGCGGGCTATCGGCTCGGCGTGGTGTCGGCGCAGGCGATCCGCAAGCGGGTCACCCGCCTCGTCTTCGCCGGCCGCCGCACCGAGGAGATCGCCGACCACGCGCAGGCCTACGCGTACGAGACGCTGCCAACACTGCTGCGGCCGGAAGTGATGCAACGCATCGCCTGGCACCAGGCGCAGGGCCACCGCGTGGTGCTGGTGTCCGCATCGCTGGACCTGTATCTGCAGCCGTGGTGCGCGCGCCATGGGATGGAACTGATCTGCAACCGCCTGGAAGCGCACGACGGCGTGCTGACCGGCCGCTATGCCGACGGCGACTGCGGACCGCGCAAGGAGGCGTTGATTCGCGCACGCTACGACCTGACCGCCTATCCGCGCGTGTTCGCGTACGGCGACAGCCGCGAGGACCGGCCGATGCTGGCACTGGCCCACGAGCGCTGGTACGGCGGGCGACGCATCGCTTGA
- a CDS encoding DUF2147 domain-containing protein, with protein sequence MRTTFKTLMLALPLSVAAFVAQAADTSPVGRWQTIDDETGKPKSIVQIEQAANGTLNGKVVEILQSNHGPNPMCDKCDGAQKGKPIKGMTILWGLKPDGTAVWSGGSVLDPAKGKTYKAKVTLTDGGKKLQMRGYIGIEALGRTQTWIRE encoded by the coding sequence ATGCGCACCACCTTCAAGACCCTGATGCTGGCCCTGCCGCTGAGCGTGGCCGCATTCGTGGCGCAGGCCGCCGACACCTCGCCGGTCGGCCGCTGGCAGACCATCGACGACGAGACCGGCAAGCCCAAGTCGATCGTGCAGATCGAACAGGCGGCCAACGGCACGCTGAACGGCAAGGTCGTCGAGATCCTGCAGTCCAACCATGGCCCGAATCCGATGTGCGACAAGTGCGACGGCGCGCAGAAGGGCAAGCCGATCAAGGGCATGACCATCCTGTGGGGGCTGAAGCCGGACGGCACCGCGGTGTGGAGCGGCGGTTCGGTGCTGGACCCGGCCAAGGGCAAGACCTACAAGGCCAAGGTCACCCTCACCGACGGCGGCAAGAAGCTGCAGATGCGCGGCTACATCGGCATCGAGGCGCTGGGGCGGACGCAGACCTGGATCAGGGAGTAG
- a CDS encoding queuosine precursor transporter yields MRNGTLDDRAVRLFIALAAFFCVNAALAEFIGVKIFALEDTLGIAPLNWNLFGQSGSMNFTAGTLLWPLVFILTDTINEFFGRRGVRFISWLAVALIGYGFLFAFAAIALAPAGFWVSAAQHQGVPDYQAAFAAVFGQGLWTIAGSLVAFLAGQLIDVAVFHRIRNVTGEKHVWLRATGSTAVSQLIDSFVVIYIAFVLGPQHWSIPLFLAVSTLNYICKMLLAILLIPLLYLMRWLITDYLTPARAAQLREEAAAD; encoded by the coding sequence ATGCGCAACGGCACGCTCGACGACCGCGCCGTCCGCCTGTTCATCGCCCTGGCGGCGTTCTTCTGCGTCAACGCCGCGCTCGCCGAGTTCATCGGGGTCAAGATCTTCGCCCTGGAAGACACCCTGGGCATCGCGCCGCTGAACTGGAACCTGTTCGGCCAGAGCGGCTCGATGAACTTCACCGCCGGCACCCTGCTGTGGCCGCTGGTGTTCATCCTCACCGACACCATCAACGAGTTCTTCGGCCGCCGCGGGGTGCGCTTCATCTCCTGGCTGGCGGTGGCGCTGATCGGCTACGGCTTCCTGTTCGCGTTCGCCGCGATCGCGCTGGCGCCGGCCGGGTTCTGGGTGTCCGCGGCGCAACACCAGGGGGTGCCGGACTACCAAGCCGCGTTCGCCGCGGTGTTCGGCCAGGGCCTGTGGACCATCGCCGGCTCGCTGGTCGCGTTCCTGGCCGGGCAGCTGATCGACGTCGCCGTGTTCCACCGCATACGCAACGTCACCGGCGAGAAACACGTGTGGCTGCGCGCCACCGGCTCCACCGCGGTGTCGCAGCTGATCGACAGCTTCGTGGTGATCTACATCGCCTTCGTGCTCGGCCCGCAGCACTGGTCGATCCCGTTGTTCCTGGCGGTGAGCACGCTCAACTACATCTGCAAGATGCTCTTGGCGATCCTGCTGATACCGCTGCTGTACCTGATGCGGTGGCTGATCACCGACTACCTGACCCCGGCCCGCGCCGCGCAGTTGCGCGAGGAAGCCGCGGCCGACTGA
- a CDS encoding DUF502 domain-containing protein yields MSPDTPAPHARPSLQRLFFTGLLTLLPIWLTWVVVKFVFVLLSGISSPWVVPLSARIAASFPRELGWATAQWVQNTIALVATLAVILLVGILSRRMIGQRLLRWFEAVMRRIPLASVVYDSVRKLVDILQTQPGSTQRVVLIDFPHRDMKSVGLVTRVIKEHGTGRELAAVYVPTTPNPTSGYLEIVPVELLTPTDWSVDQAMSFIISGGAVAPDSVPFTRTVDR; encoded by the coding sequence ATGTCGCCCGATACCCCCGCTCCGCACGCGCGCCCGTCCCTGCAACGGCTGTTCTTCACCGGTCTGCTGACCCTGCTGCCGATCTGGCTCACCTGGGTGGTGGTCAAGTTCGTGTTCGTGCTGCTCTCGGGCATCAGCAGCCCGTGGGTGGTGCCGCTGTCGGCGCGCATCGCCGCCTCGTTCCCGCGCGAGCTGGGCTGGGCCACCGCGCAATGGGTGCAGAACACCATCGCCCTGGTCGCCACCCTGGCGGTGATCCTGCTGGTCGGCATCCTCAGCCGGCGCATGATCGGCCAGCGCCTGCTGCGCTGGTTCGAGGCGGTGATGCGCCGCATCCCGCTGGCCAGCGTGGTCTACGACAGCGTGCGCAAGCTGGTGGACATCCTGCAGACCCAGCCCGGCAGCACCCAGCGCGTGGTGCTGATCGACTTCCCGCACCGGGACATGAAGTCGGTGGGCCTGGTCACGCGGGTGATCAAGGAACACGGCACCGGCCGCGAACTGGCCGCGGTGTACGTGCCGACCACGCCCAACCCGACCTCCGGCTACCTGGAGATCGTGCCGGTGGAACTGCTGACCCCCACCGACTGGAGCGTGGACCAGGCGATGAGCTTCATCATCTCCGGCGGCGCGGTGGCGCCGGACAGCGTGCCCTTCACCCGCACAGTGGACCGCTGA
- a CDS encoding DUF4442 domain-containing protein: MKASLFRLGLNLWPPFLFAGIHLAELSPDYRYARVELRMRPWNRNYVGTHFGGSLFAMTDPFWMLLAMQNLGRAYYVWDKAGSIEFVRPGRGTVSAQFRLDEAMLDDMRQATAGGDKYLRWFDNEILDAQGEVVARTRKQLYVKRKPAR, translated from the coding sequence ATGAAAGCCTCCCTGTTCCGCCTGGGCCTGAACCTGTGGCCGCCGTTCCTGTTCGCCGGCATCCACCTGGCGGAACTGAGCCCGGACTACCGCTATGCGCGGGTCGAACTGCGCATGCGCCCTTGGAACCGCAACTACGTCGGTACCCACTTCGGCGGCAGCCTGTTCGCGATGACCGATCCGTTCTGGATGCTGCTGGCGATGCAGAACCTGGGCCGCGCCTACTACGTCTGGGACAAGGCCGGCAGCATCGAGTTCGTGCGCCCCGGGCGCGGCACGGTGAGCGCGCAGTTCCGCCTGGACGAGGCGATGCTGGACGACATGCGCCAAGCCACCGCCGGCGGCGACAAGTACCTGCGCTGGTTCGACAACGAGATCCTCGACGCGCAGGGCGAAGTGGTGGCGCGCACGCGCAAGCAGCTCTACGTCAAGCGCAAGCCGGCGCGTTAG
- a CDS encoding VOC family protein, producing MTLQGVHHVAIIASDYARSKEFYCRILGLRVIAEVYRDTRDSWKLDLALPDGSQVELFSFPAPPPRPSRPEACGLRHLALRVHDLDAAVAHLQAHGVDVESIRVDEYTGRRFTFFADPDDLPLELYEAG from the coding sequence CTGACCCTGCAAGGCGTGCACCACGTGGCGATCATCGCCTCGGACTATGCGCGCTCCAAGGAGTTCTATTGCCGCATTCTCGGCCTGCGGGTGATCGCCGAGGTCTACCGCGACACGCGCGACTCCTGGAAGCTGGACCTGGCGCTGCCCGACGGCAGCCAGGTCGAACTGTTCTCCTTCCCCGCGCCGCCACCGCGGCCCAGCCGCCCGGAAGCCTGCGGCCTGCGCCACCTGGCGTTGCGCGTGCACGACCTCGATGCCGCCGTCGCGCACTTGCAGGCGCACGGCGTGGATGTCGAGTCGATCCGCGTAGACGAATACACCGGGCGTCGCTTCACCTTCTTCGCCGACCCGGACGACCTGCCGCTGGAACTGTACGAAGCCGGCTGA
- a CDS encoding DUF998 domain-containing protein: protein MNRYDQALRYAGPLLALAALAAVVGFGHALPGYLPWSHPVALLGARGIPHAWAFDLLAFILPGALAVLLALRLLRRAGHAAPWALRVGGQALLLAGLAFAGMGLLPLDPADLQARANRLHASAWLLWMVALVVAAGLLAIGAWRRPGARGWAGAALAVALLAALGAFALDALLSAAVAQRLVFVLWWAWLALLACSPGPRAPRTA, encoded by the coding sequence GTGAATCGATACGATCAGGCGCTGCGCTACGCGGGGCCGCTGCTGGCGCTGGCGGCGCTGGCCGCCGTGGTGGGCTTCGGCCACGCGCTGCCCGGCTACCTGCCGTGGTCGCACCCGGTCGCGCTGCTAGGCGCGCGTGGCATCCCGCATGCCTGGGCGTTCGACCTGCTGGCCTTCATTTTGCCCGGGGCGCTGGCGGTGCTGCTGGCGCTGCGGCTGCTGCGGCGCGCTGGCCACGCGGCGCCGTGGGCGCTGCGGGTGGGCGGGCAGGCGCTGCTGCTGGCCGGGCTGGCCTTCGCCGGCATGGGCCTGCTGCCGCTGGACCCGGCCGATCTGCAGGCGCGCGCCAATCGCCTGCACGCCAGCGCCTGGCTGCTGTGGATGGTGGCGCTGGTGGTGGCGGCCGGCCTGCTCGCGATCGGGGCGTGGCGCCGGCCGGGCGCGCGCGGCTGGGCAGGGGCCGCGCTGGCGGTGGCGCTGCTGGCCGCGCTCGGCGCGTTCGCGCTGGACGCGCTGCTGTCGGCAGCGGTGGCGCAGCGCCTGGTGTTCGTGCTGTGGTGGGCCTGGCTGGCGCTGCTGGCCTGCAGCCCGGGCCCGCGCGCGCCGCGCACGGCCTGA
- the trxA gene encoding thioredoxin yields the protein MSEMPHVFDAKTETFEADVLQKSLQTPVLVDFWAPWCGPCKTLSPILEKLAAEYHGAFELAKVDVDQEQQIAAAFQIRSVPTVFLVKDGQLVDGFPGALPEGQLREFLTQHGIVPLPAPDAAQDEAPAAPLDPHAEVQRLREAVAAEPDKDELKLDLALALVKTGAAAEAEALIDALPANLATDERAVRARARLGFVSALQAAPPLETLQAAVAQDPADLKARYLLGVRQLIAGDDEAALEQFLEMLRQDRGFEDGLPKKSLIDAFRVIEDEDLVGRYRRRMSALLF from the coding sequence ATGTCCGAGATGCCCCACGTATTCGACGCCAAGACCGAGACCTTCGAAGCGGACGTCCTGCAGAAATCGCTGCAGACCCCGGTGCTGGTGGATTTCTGGGCGCCCTGGTGCGGCCCGTGCAAGACCCTGAGCCCCATCCTGGAGAAGCTGGCCGCCGAGTATCACGGCGCGTTCGAGCTGGCCAAGGTCGACGTGGACCAGGAGCAGCAGATCGCCGCCGCGTTCCAGATCCGCTCGGTCCCGACCGTGTTCCTGGTCAAGGACGGGCAACTGGTCGACGGTTTCCCCGGCGCCCTGCCCGAAGGCCAGTTGCGCGAATTCCTGACCCAGCACGGCATCGTGCCGCTGCCGGCGCCGGATGCGGCGCAGGACGAGGCCCCGGCCGCGCCGCTGGACCCGCACGCCGAGGTGCAGCGCCTGCGCGAGGCGGTGGCAGCCGAACCGGACAAGGACGAGCTGAAGCTGGACCTGGCGCTGGCGCTGGTCAAGACCGGCGCCGCAGCCGAGGCCGAGGCGCTGATCGACGCGTTGCCGGCCAACCTGGCCACCGACGAGCGCGCGGTGCGGGCGCGGGCGCGGCTGGGCTTCGTTAGCGCGCTGCAGGCGGCGCCGCCGCTGGAGACCCTGCAGGCGGCCGTCGCGCAGGATCCGGCCGACCTCAAGGCGCGCTACCTGCTCGGCGTGCGCCAGTTGATCGCCGGCGACGACGAGGCCGCGCTGGAACAATTCCTGGAGATGCTGCGGCAGGACCGCGGCTTCGAGGACGGCCTGCCCAAGAAGTCGCTGATCGACGCGTTCCGGGTGATCGAGGACGAGGATCTGGTCGGCCGCTACCGGCGCAGGATGTCGGCGCTGCTGTTCTGA
- the mmuM gene encoding homocysteine S-methyltransferase has translation MPHNPLAALLAEDRCLLLDGALATELERRGCDLRDPLWSAKILLEQPQLIQQVHLDYFAAGAQCAITASYQATPLGFAARGLDMARSRQLIVRSAQLALQAREAYRATHAQAGTLLVAGSIGPYGAYLADGAEYRGDYALPRAALREFHRPRVAALVEAGVDLLACETQPSLPEVAALLDLLQEFPQAVAWFSFTLRDAAHLSDGTPLREAVAVLDGHPQVVALGINCVAPALATDALRHLATLTRLPLVVYPNAGERYDPDRKCWRADSVDAGTLTDQLDAWRAAGARLIGGCCRTTPQDIAQLAQRLAAPQG, from the coding sequence ATGCCGCACAATCCGCTCGCCGCCCTGCTGGCCGAGGACCGTTGCCTGCTGCTCGACGGCGCGTTGGCTACCGAACTGGAGCGGCGCGGCTGCGATCTGCGCGATCCGCTGTGGTCGGCGAAGATCCTGCTGGAACAGCCGCAGCTGATCCAGCAGGTGCATCTGGATTATTTCGCCGCCGGCGCGCAATGCGCAATCACCGCCAGCTACCAGGCCACGCCGCTGGGCTTCGCCGCGCGCGGCCTCGACATGGCGCGATCGCGACAGCTCATCGTGCGCAGCGCGCAACTGGCGCTGCAGGCGCGCGAAGCGTATCGGGCGACGCACGCGCAGGCCGGCACGCTGCTGGTCGCCGGCTCGATCGGACCATATGGCGCCTATCTGGCCGATGGCGCGGAGTATCGCGGCGACTACGCGTTGCCGCGGGCGGCATTGCGGGAGTTCCATCGTCCGCGCGTCGCCGCGTTGGTGGAGGCGGGCGTGGACCTGCTGGCCTGCGAGACGCAACCGTCGCTGCCCGAGGTCGCGGCGCTGCTGGACTTGCTGCAGGAGTTTCCGCAGGCCGTGGCCTGGTTTTCGTTCACCCTGCGCGATGCCGCGCACCTGAGCGACGGGACGCCGCTGCGCGAGGCGGTGGCCGTGCTCGACGGCCATCCGCAGGTGGTCGCGCTCGGCATCAACTGCGTCGCCCCGGCCTTGGCGACCGACGCGCTGCGTCATCTTGCGACGCTGACCCGTCTGCCGCTGGTGGTGTATCCGAACGCCGGCGAACGCTACGACCCCGACCGCAAATGCTGGCGGGCCGACAGCGTCGATGCCGGTACCTTGACTGATCAACTCGACGCCTGGCGTGCCGCCGGCGCGCGCCTGATCGGCGGTTGCTGCCGCACCACGCCGCAGGACATCGCGCAACTCGCGCAGCGCCTGGCGGCGCCGCAGGGGTAA